aatttatttataaaagtaattataaaatattaaaaatataataataaaaatgttctattagttatataaataattggatttctattaaatatatttttattatcataatataaataaatatatatatatatatatatatatatatatatatatatatatatatattgtctattaaaataatatattttaatacaCATAATTTCTGCAATcacaaaatataattgatatatacatattagTAACATATCTTGcattattaaatgattCTTTTATccattttaataattccttattattcatatctATTCAGAAATTCAAAACTTCTAATAAGATAAACTAACATAGGTAATCCAATATATGAAGAATTAGTACCAATAACTGTTGAGTTAACAACTGCATGATCTAAAAATGATGAATCctttttttgtatattcaTATCTATTAATTTGTCTATAAATATGTTATCGAAAACATCTAATAAGAATAAGGctcttttataaaatggCTTTTCGTTCTTTTGGTTTATTTCTTTCATTTCTTCATCATACTCTTCCAATAGATCTTCTaatgtttcttttttttttggttcATCATATTCTATTATTTCTActtcatttattttatttttatcatttgaatatttgttattatatattttggTCTTTACAGTTTTTACATctgttttatttttatgcaaagttttattattatttgaagttcgtaattttgttttgtctggtaaattaaatgaatCTGATAAGGTTctatttaat
This DNA window, taken from Plasmodium gaboni strain SY75 chromosome Unknown, whole genome shotgun sequence, encodes the following:
- a CDS encoding exported protein (hyp6) → NDILNRTLSDSFNLPDKTKLRTSNNNKTLHKNKTDVKTVKTKIYNNKYSNDKNKINEVEIIEYDEPKKKETLEDLLEEYDEEMKEINQKNEKPFYKRALFLLDVFDNIFIDKLIDMNIQKKDSSFLDHAVVNSTVIGTNSSYIGLPMLVYLIRSFEFLNRYE